A genome region from Panicum virgatum strain AP13 chromosome 4K, P.virgatum_v5, whole genome shotgun sequence includes the following:
- the LOC120703397 gene encoding uncharacterized protein LOC120703397, whose amino-acid sequence MAEAAGGGPPLPEDLVISEILTRLPVMPLLRCRAVCRSWRRRLTFDAKFLLAHHRRQPSLPLLTTWDADTHERRIDALDHRTGERHPVGRAAASDDDIHVLASCDGLIILYAYGGLEICNPATRQRAPLTLLHGAACISALYPHRPSGSHRVLCCFKRAEDGHAVYHVHTVGSGELRCVGEPPGPWASGDLAMAVAMDFLDPPVLADGRIYWHPLKLPSGNDEGKVNNMLVFDTMSESFQHLLSPVDGPFLELFEMNSGALGLHHYRGSSTDLWVLKDHQSWFWSLNSRIKLDVPFFSLLPVLDPEGDVLVRSDRGESGILWQYLHHISGANGRLLARYEWSVYLRLTRHRLKESLVRHDIFLMQGNTGGMDEKPLFDGLSTVAVLRDDNSESR is encoded by the coding sequence ATGGCagaagcggccggcggcggccccccgCTCCCCGAGGATCTCGTGATCTCTGAGATCCTGACGCGTCTGCCAGTGATGCCCCTCCTCCGGTGCCGCGCCGTCTGCCGCTCCTGGCGCCGCCGGCTCACCTTCGACGCCAAATTCCTCCTCGCCCACCACCGTCGCCAGCCCTCGCTCCCGCTCCTCACCACCTGGGACGCGGACACGCACGAGAGAAGGATCGACGCCCTGGACCACCGCACCGGCGAGCGGCATCCTGTCGGCCGGGCCGCTGCCTCCGATGACGACATCCACGTGCTCGCTTCCTGCGACGGCCTCATCATCCTCTATGCCTACGGCGGCCTCGAGATCTGCAACCCGGCGACCCGCCAGCGCGCGCCCCTCACGCTGCTCCACGGCGCCGCCTGCATCTCCGCGCTCTACCCTCACCGCCCATCCGGGTCGCACCGAGTGCTGTGCTGCTTCAAGAGGGCCGAGGACGGCCACGCCGTGTACCACGTGCACACCGTCGGGTCCGGCGAGCTCAGGTGCGTCGGAGAGCCTCCCGGGCCGTGGGCGTCCGGGGATCTGGCGATGGCGGTGGCGATGGATTTCCTTGACCCGCCTGTCCTGGCAGACGGCAGGATCTACTGGCACCCGTTGAAGCTGCCCAGCGGCAACGACGAGGGCAAGGTCAACAACATGCTGGTGTTCGACACCATGTCCGAGTCCTTCCAGCATTTGCTGTCGCCTGTTGATGGCCCCTTTCTTGAGCTGTTTGAGATGAACAGCGGCGCTCTTGGATTGCACCACTACCGCGGCAGCTCGACTGATCTTTGGGTGCTAAAGGATCACCAGAGCTGGTTCTGGTCGTTGAATAGCCGGATCAAATTGGACGTGCCATTTTTCTCTCTGCTGCCGGTACTGGACCCAGAAGGAGATGTGCTCGTCCGTTCTGACAGAGGGGAATCAGGCATCCTCTGGCAATATCTGCATCACATTTCTGGTGCCAATGGCAGATTGTTGGCACGGTATGAATGGAGTGTTTATCTGAGGCTTACCAGGCATAGGTTGAAAGAGAGCCTTGTCCGCCATGACATCTTCTTGATGCAAGGTAATACTGGTGGTATGGATGAAAAACCATTGTTCGATGGCTTGTCAACTGTGGCGGTGCTTCGTGATGATAATTCTGAGTCACGTTGA